The following coding sequences are from one Marinilabiliales bacterium window:
- a CDS encoding DUF1080 domain-containing protein has translation MKRTLFLFTIIAGISLIFSACQREQQWEQLFNGNDLSNWDMYLGSSLGSDWDHLAEAATIEEVFSVVEDNGDNVIRISGVINGSLATKESYENYHLRLVFRWGDEVFSRRNSGLLYHSFGEFGVAFGTWMPNIEFQMMHQSLGDNYLMENTTVETEAVRDEELGQFVYTPGAERLTFGAHANGRHVRKNPDNENPLGQWNTIELYTYGRTAVHVVNGVTVMVNHNTGTWENGQVQPLTSGKIQIQSEGAELFVKSVEIKPLSGIPAGIMP, from the coding sequence ATGAAAAGAACACTTTTTCTATTTACAATTATTGCAGGTATAAGCCTTATATTCAGTGCTTGCCAGAGAGAACAACAATGGGAGCAACTTTTCAACGGCAATGACCTGTCTAACTGGGATATGTATCTTGGCTCATCCCTGGGGTCCGACTGGGACCATCTTGCCGAGGCCGCCACTATTGAGGAGGTTTTTTCGGTAGTGGAAGACAACGGCGATAACGTGATCCGGATCTCCGGAGTTATCAACGGATCTCTTGCCACCAAAGAATCCTACGAAAATTATCACCTGAGATTAGTTTTCAGGTGGGGTGACGAAGTATTCTCCCGCCGTAACAGCGGTTTGCTGTACCATAGCTTTGGTGAATTCGGAGTGGCTTTTGGGACATGGATGCCGAACATCGAGTTCCAGATGATGCACCAGAGCCTGGGTGACAATTATCTTATGGAGAATACTACTGTAGAGACGGAAGCTGTCAGGGACGAAGAACTGGGACAGTTTGTCTATACTCCGGGAGCAGAGAGGCTTACCTTCGGGGCCCATGCAAACGGCCGCCATGTAAGGAAAAACCCCGACAATGAAAACCCCCTGGGGCAATGGAACACTATTGAACTCTACACCTACGGAAGAACTGCTGTTCACGTTGTAAACGGTGTTACTGTAATGGTTAACCATAATACCGGTACCTGGGAAAACGGGCAGGTACAGCCCCTGACCTCAGGCAAGATCCAGATCCAGTCAGAGGGCGCCGAACTTTTTGTAAAGAGCGTCGAAATAAAGCCTTTAAGCGGGATTCCGGCCGGAATCATGCCCTGA
- a CDS encoding PAS domain S-box protein, with protein MKESEKRALLQRAGIAKIALEPFAVGGDMPDAIEHIAEVLSETIDVARTGIWQLSDTRTELKSLTVYERGKGKHTRGEILKTGVFPSYFRAMMTETRIYAEDAQNDLRTAELADSYLKPLGISSLLDSGIISEGRLIGVVCCEHTGPVRNWHPDEEAFVSTVASMVAQLFVNHERRLAEKTLEESEKKYRSLTNQLPVGVYRTTTDGQLVFANPALVRMLGYGSVEELLQLNVSQLYVNPSEREKQFKAKEYNDKVVQSEFRLWRKSGEQIWVKDNSRLLLDSNGKPEYFDGVLEDITGQKASEKALLEAKEKAEESDRLKSMFLANISHEVRTPMNAITGFLELLKSSGMTIDELKKHVNIIDQGAQRLMSTINDIVEISRIESGHVEIVLSEVSVSDMMSYHYDFFRQDSVSKGIEFRLTDKSVDEVSTIITDRHKLDSILTNLLINALKFTPEGGYVEFGNYREDDLLVLYVRDTGIGIPVDQQDIIFERFVQVKMDGGRSYEGSGLGLAISRAYAGMIDGEIRVESSEGTGSTFYLRVPLVLEKKTGEYIDTA; from the coding sequence ATGAAAGAGAGTGAAAAACGTGCCCTGTTACAGCGTGCCGGAATTGCAAAGATTGCGCTTGAGCCCTTTGCTGTCGGGGGAGATATGCCGGATGCGATCGAGCATATAGCTGAGGTGCTTTCCGAGACCATTGATGTTGCACGTACCGGTATCTGGCAGTTGTCAGATACCAGAACTGAATTGAAATCCCTCACGGTCTACGAACGTGGCAAAGGCAAACATACACGGGGGGAAATATTGAAGACCGGGGTATTCCCTTCCTATTTCAGGGCCATGATGACCGAAACCCGCATATATGCCGAAGATGCACAAAATGATCTGCGGACCGCTGAACTTGCAGATTCATATCTTAAACCACTGGGTATATCATCTTTACTTGATTCAGGAATAATATCAGAAGGAAGGCTTATTGGGGTTGTGTGCTGTGAACATACCGGTCCGGTAAGGAATTGGCACCCTGATGAGGAAGCCTTTGTAAGCACTGTTGCATCCATGGTAGCTCAGTTGTTCGTAAACCATGAGCGCAGGCTTGCTGAGAAAACCCTGGAAGAGAGCGAAAAGAAATACCGTTCACTTACCAATCAGCTTCCGGTGGGTGTCTACCGGACCACGACCGATGGCCAGCTGGTTTTTGCAAACCCGGCCCTCGTGAGAATGCTCGGTTACGGATCGGTGGAGGAGCTGTTGCAGCTCAACGTCAGCCAGCTGTATGTCAATCCTTCTGAAAGGGAAAAGCAGTTCAAGGCAAAAGAGTATAACGATAAGGTTGTGCAGAGTGAGTTCCGTCTGTGGAGGAAATCGGGCGAACAGATATGGGTTAAGGATAACAGCAGGCTATTGCTTGACAGCAATGGCAAGCCTGAATATTTTGACGGTGTACTTGAAGATATTACCGGTCAGAAAGCTTCGGAGAAAGCTTTGCTCGAAGCTAAAGAAAAGGCGGAGGAATCGGACCGCCTTAAATCGATGTTTCTTGCAAACATCAGCCACGAGGTAAGGACACCAATGAATGCTATTACCGGTTTTCTGGAGCTGCTGAAAAGCTCCGGCATGACCATTGATGAGCTGAAAAAGCACGTCAATATAATTGATCAGGGTGCTCAAAGGTTGATGTCAACTATCAATGACATTGTCGAGATATCAAGGATAGAATCAGGGCATGTTGAAATTGTCCTTTCTGAAGTTTCCGTTTCGGATATGATGAGTTATCATTACGATTTTTTCAGGCAGGATAGTGTCAGCAAGGGTATTGAATTCAGGTTGACAGACAAGTCAGTCGATGAGGTATCAACCATAATTACAGACAGGCACAAACTGGACAGCATCCTTACCAATCTCCTTATCAATGCGCTTAAATTTACTCCTGAAGGGGGATATGTTGAGTTTGGCAATTACAGGGAAGATGACTTGCTGGTATTATATGTAAGGGATACGGGCATTGGTATACCTGTTGATCAGCAAGATATCATTTTCGAACGTTTTGTGCAGGTGAAGATGGATGGCGGGAGGTCTTATGAGGGATCGGGGCTCGGACTTGCCATTTCCCGTGCATATGCAGGCATGATTGATGGCGAGATAAGGGTTGAATCATCAGAAGGAACGGGAAGCACCTTCTATTTGCGGGTACCTTTGGTTCTTGAAAAGAAAACAGGTGAATATATTGATACAGCATGA
- a CDS encoding glycoside hydrolase family 97 protein has translation MTIRNVIITFCFSVVALFGSCNEQKVRNWIITSPDGSVLLTVSTLGVENYFDIPSPLSYSVELVAEGEHILAVRPSPLGIIRSDEDFSKDLELVSTHGPVVVDKEYFMISGKRSLRRDHYSEFSLTFRNSNNALLELLFRVYNEGVAFSYRFPEESDSLYTVLRELTGFHIPVPGEAWKQPYDTLGIWSPAYEYGYEPVLAVGDYPPLSTGWGFPVLFHTNGVWIFVSETAVYDEYCGSHLAADAHDGKYKLHFPHEWENYGLGDVHPVSSLPWQTPWRFIVVGTTPAPIVETTLPHDLARPVALQDVSWIKPGISSWSWWSDHSSSYFLEPLKQYVDLASGMDWPYSLVDAGWHVMSGGTVEELIEYAGMKEVGIYLWYNSGGPHTKVMDAGPRDLMHDREIRREEFERISKLGVKGVKIDFFQSEKQNMIQLYLDILRDAADFELMVNFHGCTFPRGWERTYPNLVTMEGVRGAELYSYPGFPPTAPYLNSIYPFTRNVMGSMDYTPVTFTDFSPQSIRQTTWAHELALSVLFESALQHFADNIKGFRKQPREVLEFLSSVPTVWDNTWFIDGYPGRLAVLCREKDDIFYLAGINGEMVPKEFTFTLGHLPEGSFKMSIIADGEHMEDYKFKDMVIGNETPVSLHLLPAGGFVAQITRI, from the coding sequence ATGACCATCAGAAATGTTATTATTACCTTTTGCTTTAGCGTAGTGGCTTTATTTGGTTCATGTAATGAGCAAAAAGTCCGAAACTGGATAATCACATCGCCCGATGGATCTGTGCTGCTGACTGTTTCAACCTTGGGTGTTGAGAATTACTTTGATATCCCGTCGCCTCTGTCGTACAGTGTTGAGTTGGTTGCTGAAGGTGAGCATATATTGGCGGTAAGGCCGTCACCACTGGGCATTATCAGAAGTGATGAGGATTTCAGTAAGGATCTTGAACTGGTCAGTACACACGGGCCGGTTGTTGTTGATAAGGAATATTTCATGATCAGCGGTAAACGATCTCTCAGAAGGGATCATTACAGCGAATTCTCCCTTACGTTCAGGAATAGCAATAATGCACTGCTCGAGTTGCTTTTCAGGGTTTACAATGAAGGTGTGGCTTTCAGTTACCGTTTCCCTGAAGAAAGTGACAGCCTGTACACAGTACTCAGAGAACTTACAGGCTTTCATATTCCTGTACCCGGTGAGGCCTGGAAGCAGCCATATGACACCCTTGGAATATGGTCTCCTGCATACGAGTATGGATATGAGCCGGTTCTGGCTGTTGGAGACTATCCGCCCTTATCAACAGGCTGGGGTTTTCCTGTTCTGTTCCACACGAACGGTGTATGGATATTTGTAAGTGAAACAGCAGTATATGATGAATACTGCGGCTCACATCTTGCAGCTGATGCGCATGATGGAAAATACAAGCTCCATTTTCCGCATGAATGGGAGAACTATGGTTTGGGCGATGTACATCCTGTTAGTTCCCTTCCATGGCAAACTCCCTGGAGGTTCATTGTTGTCGGAACGACACCGGCCCCGATAGTTGAGACAACACTTCCGCATGACCTGGCCAGACCAGTTGCCCTGCAAGATGTATCATGGATAAAACCCGGTATATCATCGTGGAGCTGGTGGAGTGATCATTCCAGCAGCTATTTCCTGGAGCCCCTTAAACAGTACGTAGATCTGGCATCCGGGATGGACTGGCCCTATTCTCTTGTTGACGCCGGATGGCACGTGATGAGCGGCGGTACAGTGGAAGAGCTTATTGAATATGCCGGAATGAAGGAGGTTGGTATTTATCTGTGGTACAATTCAGGTGGTCCGCACACGAAGGTTATGGACGCCGGGCCACGTGATCTGATGCATGACAGAGAAATAAGGCGCGAAGAGTTTGAACGCATCAGCAAGCTGGGAGTAAAAGGGGTCAAGATCGACTTTTTTCAGAGTGAAAAGCAAAATATGATACAACTGTACCTCGACATACTCCGTGATGCTGCAGATTTTGAACTGATGGTTAACTTTCATGGCTGCACATTTCCCAGGGGATGGGAAAGGACATATCCCAACCTGGTGACCATGGAGGGAGTTAGAGGTGCAGAATTATACAGCTATCCGGGTTTTCCTCCAACTGCACCCTACCTGAACTCTATTTATCCGTTCACCAGAAATGTGATGGGCAGTATGGACTATACTCCTGTCACCTTCACCGATTTCAGTCCGCAATCCATCAGGCAGACAACCTGGGCTCACGAGTTGGCACTATCAGTTCTATTCGAGTCTGCCTTACAGCATTTTGCCGATAATATCAAGGGATTCAGAAAACAACCCAGGGAGGTACTGGAATTTTTGAGTAGTGTTCCGACAGTATGGGACAATACGTGGTTTATAGATGGTTATCCAGGCAGACTGGCAGTTTTGTGCCGCGAAAAGGATGATATATTTTACCTGGCCGGCATTAATGGAGAAATGGTGCCAAAGGAGTTTACCTTTACTCTCGGGCACTTACCTGAGGGAAGTTTTAAGATGTCAATTATAGCTGATGGCGAGCATATGGAAGATTACAAGTTTAAAGATATGGTAATAGGCAATGAAACCCCTGTGTCTTTGCATTTACTTCCGGCAGGCGGATTTGTGGCGCAAATAACAAGAATTTAG
- a CDS encoding amidase, translating to MIKVFVFKQGIFAVGFAMLLIVSCRDGSVDDTVNGYNDFRFLEVNIERIQQGYDDGEFLVTDVVNAFLDRIEKIDRNGPALNSIITVNPEALAIAYELDTELAAGNKRGPMHGIPVVLKDNIDTSDKMPTTAGSRALEGSFPLNDSFVAKKLREAGAVIIGKANLSEWANFRGELSTSGWSGFGGQTRNPYVTDRNPCGSSSGSAVAVSANLAVVAIGTETNGSIVCPSHATGIVGIKPTVGLVSRSGIIPISWSMDIAGPMARNVRDAAITLGVLAGPDPEDQSTQEPDIPYHDDYTRFLNENGIEGKRIGFFRAPLGRNFKVDSLMYEAVEFFKSRGAEIIEIESITAPNTGSHAYRVMLFEYREGLNSYFESLGPGAPVKSLDELIEFNRNDSLTLRYFNQRYLELANETGGTGSSEYADALRAMRSGSREDGIDRVMDEHDLHAIIAPTGSPAWKTDLVNGDSFQLGSSSPAAQAGYPNITLPMGSVDGLPVGLSIFGRAYSEPLLLEIAYSYERGTMHRLVPRFLETD from the coding sequence ATGATTAAGGTTTTTGTTTTTAAACAGGGAATTTTTGCCGTTGGCTTTGCAATGCTGCTGATCGTATCCTGCCGTGATGGCTCAGTGGATGATACGGTAAACGGATATAACGACTTCCGGTTTCTTGAAGTGAACATTGAACGCATTCAACAAGGTTATGACGACGGCGAATTTTTAGTTACCGATGTTGTAAATGCATTTCTGGACAGGATAGAGAAGATTGACAGGAACGGCCCGGCACTGAATTCAATAATAACCGTCAATCCTGAAGCCCTTGCTATAGCATATGAACTTGACACCGAGCTGGCCGCGGGCAATAAAAGGGGACCAATGCATGGTATCCCCGTTGTTTTGAAGGATAATATCGACACAAGTGACAAGATGCCCACTACAGCGGGATCAAGGGCTCTTGAAGGCTCTTTCCCACTTAATGATAGTTTTGTAGCCAAAAAACTGCGTGAAGCCGGGGCTGTGATAATAGGCAAGGCCAACCTCAGCGAATGGGCAAACTTCAGGGGTGAACTTTCAACCAGCGGATGGAGCGGGTTCGGGGGGCAGACCAGGAACCCATATGTAACAGACCGTAATCCCTGCGGTTCCAGCTCGGGATCGGCGGTCGCCGTATCAGCCAACCTTGCAGTGGTTGCCATTGGTACCGAAACCAACGGTTCCATTGTGTGCCCATCACATGCAACCGGGATTGTGGGGATAAAGCCGACAGTGGGACTGGTAAGCAGGTCGGGCATAATTCCGATATCATGGTCAATGGACATTGCAGGGCCAATGGCACGCAATGTAAGGGATGCAGCCATAACCCTCGGGGTACTGGCCGGACCTGACCCGGAGGATCAGTCTACACAGGAACCTGATATACCGTACCATGACGATTATACCCGGTTTCTGAATGAGAATGGTATAGAGGGTAAAAGGATCGGCTTTTTCAGGGCGCCCCTGGGGAGAAACTTCAAGGTCGATTCACTTATGTATGAGGCGGTGGAGTTTTTTAAGAGCAGAGGAGCAGAGATAATAGAGATAGAATCTATTACAGCTCCGAATACGGGTTCGCATGCATACAGGGTCATGCTGTTCGAATACAGGGAGGGGCTGAACAGCTATTTTGAGTCACTCGGACCCGGTGCGCCTGTCAAAAGCCTTGATGAACTGATAGAGTTCAACAGGAATGATTCCCTGACCTTAAGATACTTTAACCAGAGGTACCTTGAACTGGCAAATGAGACAGGGGGTACCGGTTCATCCGAATATGCAGACGCGCTGAGGGCAATGCGAAGCGGCAGCCGGGAAGATGGAATAGACCGGGTCATGGACGAGCATGACCTTCATGCCATTATTGCTCCGACCGGCAGTCCCGCCTGGAAAACCGATCTGGTGAACGGTGACAGTTTTCAGCTTGGGAGCTCCTCGCCGGCAGCCCAGGCTGGATATCCCAATATAACACTTCCGATGGGGTCGGTCGACGGGTTGCCTGTAGGTTTATCAATATTCGGCAGGGCATACAGTGAACCGCTGCTGCTGGAAATAGCCTATTCATATGAAAGGGGAACCATGCACAGGCTGGTTCCCCGGTTTCTTGAGACTGACTGA
- a CDS encoding DUF389 domain-containing protein yields MKFRLLYDLEQQESVKKTLLKSAEDLISHYDIYDAPVITDLDPGEPLLLYLSDHQLKELVPGLAGMGVRIAVIPHPGARQLCIGMGVDTNLSKALDHLRDAPKPVKTDLLFCNGIPIFNNMVVGQTFRLTSEDVAKKEGFWNRRLGFLTRFLNIRPFRVDVELPNDRKIKTSVAGIVVSEHRKSSLLSRMVLEDSSISDGRMHAFLISPRSVSEMIHSAFRSLWDKNKLPPFGAHIKTSRIRFSFPDGERDLLIDKVKHSASDIELTIGEKQVEIFPGAYLEVPEASREGADIFRTSALPSGEAAQALAERKLSFIRHASSEEFKDLFQVLRDNARLKNSYLVLMVLSTLIATFGLFANSTPVVIGAMILAPLMSPIISLSMGALRQDKNIITTSVSTILAGLGIAFLAAVLLTLITPIQSAGSEILARTRPNLLDLGIAVVSGIAGAYAHAREEVAKTLAGVAIAVALIPPLAVAAIGIGWWDLPVFTGAALLLLTNLAGIVLAGSITFMLLGFSPLRLATKGIFISLAVVAALSVPLALGFNQMVREHRIIKQLEGMQTELAVIRDVKVQRLAPLRISLMLVSGSAVTEDYIDSIKELVEKEVGHEVEIEVVTAISR; encoded by the coding sequence ATGAAGTTTAGATTGCTGTATGATTTAGAGCAGCAGGAGTCTGTAAAGAAGACGCTCCTGAAGTCGGCCGAGGATCTGATAAGCCATTATGATATTTATGATGCCCCGGTAATAACAGACCTGGATCCGGGTGAACCTTTACTGCTATACCTTTCAGATCATCAGTTGAAAGAACTGGTGCCGGGTCTTGCCGGCATGGGTGTCAGGATTGCTGTTATCCCGCACCCCGGTGCCAGACAGTTATGCATCGGTATGGGGGTTGATACGAACCTGTCGAAGGCTCTTGACCATCTCAGGGATGCTCCCAAACCGGTAAAGACTGATCTGCTTTTCTGCAATGGCATCCCGATATTCAACAACATGGTCGTGGGCCAGACATTCAGGCTGACCAGCGAGGATGTGGCAAAGAAGGAGGGTTTCTGGAACAGGAGGCTGGGTTTCCTGACCAGGTTTCTTAACATACGACCCTTCCGGGTGGATGTGGAGCTTCCGAACGACCGCAAAATTAAAACCTCCGTAGCCGGTATAGTCGTGTCTGAACACCGGAAAAGCTCACTGCTCAGCAGGATGGTTCTGGAAGACTCATCCATAAGTGACGGCCGGATGCACGCCTTCCTTATTAGTCCACGTTCCGTTTCAGAAATGATCCACTCCGCTTTCCGCTCACTGTGGGATAAGAACAAGCTGCCCCCCTTTGGCGCTCACATAAAGACATCTCGTATCCGGTTTTCTTTTCCCGATGGAGAAAGAGACTTGCTTATTGATAAGGTAAAGCACTCTGCAAGTGATATTGAGCTTACAATTGGTGAGAAGCAGGTTGAAATATTTCCGGGGGCCTACCTTGAAGTGCCAGAGGCATCCCGGGAGGGTGCTGATATATTCCGGACCAGTGCATTGCCTTCGGGAGAGGCTGCCCAGGCGCTTGCAGAACGTAAACTGTCTTTCATAAGGCATGCTTCATCAGAGGAGTTCAAGGATCTTTTCCAGGTACTGAGGGATAATGCCCGACTCAAGAACTCCTATCTTGTGCTGATGGTCCTTTCGACACTGATCGCCACCTTCGGACTTTTTGCCAACTCAACACCTGTGGTGATAGGGGCCATGATACTTGCTCCGCTGATGTCGCCTATCATCTCGCTCAGCATGGGGGCGCTCAGACAGGATAAAAATATAATAACCACCAGTGTGAGTACGATACTGGCCGGACTGGGTATTGCTTTTCTGGCAGCCGTTCTGCTTACATTGATTACCCCTATACAATCGGCCGGTTCGGAGATACTGGCGCGGACAAGGCCTAACCTGCTTGATCTTGGTATTGCTGTGGTGTCGGGAATTGCAGGTGCCTATGCCCATGCCCGTGAGGAGGTTGCTAAGACTCTTGCTGGTGTGGCTATCGCTGTGGCCCTGATACCCCCGCTGGCGGTGGCGGCGATCGGTATAGGCTGGTGGGACTTGCCGGTATTTACCGGTGCTGCTCTTCTGCTTCTAACAAACCTTGCCGGTATAGTGCTTGCGGGATCGATAACCTTCATGCTGCTCGGGTTCAGTCCCCTGCGGCTTGCAACAAAGGGTATCTTTATCTCCCTTGCAGTGGTTGCCGCGTTAAGTGTTCCGCTGGCCCTGGGGTTCAACCAGATGGTGAGGGAACACAGGATCATAAAGCAGCTCGAGGGTATGCAGACAGAGCTTGCAGTGATAAGGGATGTAAAGGTGCAGAGGCTGGCTCCCCTGAGAATTTCATTAATGCTTGTTTCGGGCAGTGCTGTTACCGAGGACTATATTGACAGTATAAAAGAGCTTGTGGAGAAAGAAGTTGGGCATGAGGTGGAGATAGAGGTTGTTACTGCCATATCCAGATAG
- a CDS encoding DUF3267 domain-containing protein, producing the protein MKSQGKIVEYTMEPGRVHLVFFIMVLPVIIVFSAPYVVFWGFTALYQGLVFFLLYFLPLVIAGIFVHELLHATGWSFFTTRGIRSVKFGFSWKFLAPYCHCREPLRSPHYAIGTGLPLIVLGVLPGIIGIVLGQGSLVIFGIVFTWTAVGDIITLYMLRNIGRDVMVYDHPDKMGFFIRQGS; encoded by the coding sequence TTGAAAAGCCAAGGAAAAATAGTTGAGTACACCATGGAGCCAGGTCGCGTGCATTTGGTATTTTTTATTATGGTACTTCCTGTGATAATTGTTTTCTCTGCACCGTATGTTGTTTTTTGGGGTTTTACTGCTTTGTACCAGGGATTAGTGTTCTTCCTTCTCTACTTCCTGCCACTGGTTATTGCAGGGATATTTGTCCATGAACTCCTGCACGCGACAGGGTGGAGCTTCTTTACCACAAGAGGAATAAGGTCTGTAAAATTCGGTTTCAGCTGGAAATTCCTGGCTCCCTACTGCCATTGCAGGGAACCGCTCAGGTCCCCGCACTACGCGATAGGTACCGGATTGCCGCTTATTGTACTTGGAGTGCTGCCGGGTATCATAGGTATTGTCCTCGGGCAGGGCAGTCTGGTAATTTTCGGAATAGTGTTTACATGGACCGCTGTGGGCGATATCATCACCCTGTATATGCTGAGGAATATTGGCAGGGATGTCATGGTATATGATCATCCCGATAAAATGGGGTTCTTTATCAGACAGGGATCGTGA
- a CDS encoding SGNH/GDSL hydrolase family protein, which produces MAQRDPYQWPFARCEEGGYVTSRYTFPDAFAGTNAGPGEKEKKSLSAPGSIDQEDGEAGKWTGTWSTAPQLVEPHNMPPEPGLGNNTLRQVVRISVGGDSLRVRFSNEFSTSGVEMKSVHVAVSKGGGMIDPSTVTELKFGNRSQVTMGPGYFVVSDPAPFATEPLSELAITIFFGETSPDVTGHPGSRTTSWILPGDRASSIDFEGAVPAERWYVISGIDVKAQATAGSLVIIGNSITDGRGSGTNRQNRWPDILAERLIKNPPTSNTGVLNQGIGGNCVLRECLGPPAIERFDRDVLGQHGVRWLIILHGVNDIGQTGTKEEADQVAEELIAAYERMIADAHAAGILVYGATILPFGNSFYYTEPGEAARQKVNEWIRSGGWFDAVIDFDRLMRDPDDPRLLLKEFHTGDFLHPNEAGYRMMGDAVDLKLFE; this is translated from the coding sequence ATGGCACAAAGGGATCCCTACCAGTGGCCCTTCGCACGTTGTGAGGAGGGTGGCTATGTCACCTCACGCTATACCTTTCCCGATGCCTTTGCGGGAACCAATGCCGGGCCGGGGGAAAAAGAAAAAAAGTCACTTTCAGCCCCGGGGAGCATTGATCAGGAAGATGGTGAGGCAGGTAAATGGACTGGTACATGGAGTACCGCACCCCAGCTTGTGGAGCCGCATAATATGCCTCCCGAGCCGGGGCTGGGCAATAATACACTCAGGCAGGTTGTGCGGATTTCGGTTGGAGGGGACAGCCTGAGGGTACGCTTCTCGAATGAGTTCAGTACAAGCGGTGTTGAAATGAAAAGTGTGCATGTGGCAGTGTCAAAAGGAGGAGGCATGATTGATCCTTCAACCGTTACTGAACTGAAGTTCGGAAACCGGTCGCAGGTAACTATGGGGCCGGGTTATTTTGTGGTTTCCGACCCTGCTCCCTTTGCAACTGAGCCGCTGTCTGAACTGGCAATAACAATCTTCTTCGGCGAGACTTCGCCTGATGTTACCGGGCATCCGGGATCCCGTACCACCTCCTGGATCCTGCCCGGCGACAGGGCCTCATCCATTGATTTTGAGGGTGCTGTTCCGGCCGAACGCTGGTATGTGATCAGCGGTATTGATGTGAAAGCGCAGGCAACAGCAGGTTCACTGGTCATTATCGGGAACTCTATTACCGATGGCAGAGGATCGGGGACAAACAGGCAGAACCGGTGGCCCGATATACTGGCGGAGAGACTTATAAAAAATCCGCCTACCAGTAATACCGGAGTCCTGAACCAGGGAATAGGCGGTAACTGCGTGCTGCGGGAATGCCTTGGACCACCGGCTATTGAACGGTTTGACAGGGACGTGCTGGGTCAGCATGGTGTAAGGTGGCTGATAATTCTGCACGGGGTGAATGATATAGGGCAGACCGGTACCAAAGAGGAGGCAGACCAGGTTGCTGAAGAGCTTATTGCCGCTTATGAGCGGATGATCGCTGATGCGCATGCTGCGGGAATACTGGTTTATGGTGCTACTATCCTGCCGTTTGGCAATTCATTCTATTACACTGAGCCAGGGGAGGCGGCCAGGCAGAAGGTAAATGAATGGATCAGGAGCGGCGGGTGGTTTGATGCCGTTATCGATTTTGACAGGCTGATGCGTGACCCTGATGATCCCCGGCTACTCCTGAAAGAATTTCACACCGGAGATTTTTTGCATCCCAATGAGGCAGGATACAGAATGATGGGAGATGCTGTTGACCTGAAATTGTTTGAATAA